A stretch of DNA from Methanoplanus endosymbiosus:
AGGAAGGCAAGAGTGCACTTGAGGTTGTTATGACTGTCCTTCACGCCGGAGGAAAGTTTGATAAGAATACCTACCAGGTCTCAGGAGGTCTTCACGGGGTCGGTGTTTCGGTTGTAAACGCACTCTCCACATTCCTCAATGTTGAGATACACCGTGACGGTTATATTCACGAGATGGGCTTTGAGCGTGGTCTGGTTGCAAAACCTCTATCTTCAAGGGTAAATGCATCAAGCACCGGTCCTGAGCATGGGACAAAGATTACATTCATGCCTGACCCTCTCATCTTTGAGACAGTCACCTTTGACTATGATGTCCTGAGCCACCGGATGCGTGAACTTGCATTTTTAAACAGCGGAATAAGGATTGAAATTGCGGATAAGAGAGATGATTTTGAGGATGTTTTCCATTATGAAGGCGGATTAAAGGAGTTTGTACATCATCTCATATCAGGAAAAGATCCCATCCACAAGGATGTTATTTACCTTCACACCTCTGATGAGCCAAACAAGGTTGAGGTTGAGGTGGCACTCCAGTACTCATCAGCATATTCCGAAACTATTCTTACTTTTGTGAACAGTGTCAACACCCGTGAGGGCGGAACGCATCTTGAGGGCTTAAAAAGTGCTCTTACAAGAGCCATCAACAAAACTGCAAAGGACAACAACCTCCTGAAGGGGATCTCAACACCGCTCAGAGGTGAGGATGTAAGGGAAGGTCTCAATACAGTTATCAGTATCAAGATTGCCGAGCCGCAGTTTGAGGGCCAGACCAAGATGAGGCTTGGGAACAGCAATGTTAAGGGTATTGTTGATTCACTCGTCTATCAGTCACTGATAGAATATTTTGAGGAGAACCCGAAGGTTATCCAGATTATTGTTCAGAAGGCCCTTGGCGCTGCAAAGGCAAGGGAAGCTGCAAGGAAGGCAAGGGAACTTGCCAGAAGAAAGAGTACACTTGAGGGCGGCGGACTTCCGGGAAAGCTTGCAGACTGCTCTGAGAGAGATCCTGCAAAGAGTGAAGTCTATATTGTTGAGGGTGATTCTGCGGGTGGTTCTGCAAAGCAGGGTCGTTCAAGGCTTTTTCAGGCTATTCTGCCTCTCAGGGGTAAAATTCTCAATGTTGAGAAGGCAAGCCCTCATAAAATACTTAAAAATACTGAAATTCAGGCTCTTATATCTGCAATCGGCTGTGGTGTAGGAGAATCCTTTAATGTTGAGAAGGCACGGTATCATCACATCATACTGATGACTGATGCTGATGTTGATGGAGCACATATCTGCACACTTCTGCTGACCTTCTTTTACCGTTATATGCCTGATCTGATTGAGAATGGCTATATCTATATCGCACAGCCACCTCTGTACAGGATTGCGAAGGGAAAGACGGAAAAGTACGCCTTCAGGGAAGAGGAGATGAGAGAGGCTGTTGCAGAATACGGTGACAAGGGCGTTTCAATCCAGCGGTACAAAGGTCTTGGAGAGATGAATGCAGATCAGTTGTGGGACACTACAATGAATCCTGAGACGAGGGTATTAAAACAGGTTGATATCATGGATGCAACATATGCTGATGAGATCTTTTCAAAACTTATGGGGGATGATGTTGATGCCCGCCGTGAATTTATCATGAGACATGCAAAGGAGGTGACAAACCTTGACATCTGAAGATATATCTACGCTTTCATCAGGCAGGCGTATCGTCTCTGTCAATATCGAAGAGGAGATGAAGTCTTCTTATCTTGACTATGCGATGTCAGTCATCATCGGAAGGGCGATTCCGGATGTGAGGGACGGTCTGAAACCTGTCCACCGGAGAACGCTCTTTGCAATGGGTGAGATGGGCAATACCCATGACAAGCCGTATAAAAAGAGTGCCCGTATTGTCGGAGAAGTAATGGGTAAGTACCACCCTCATGGGGACGCTTCCATATATGACACTCTTGTCAAGATGGCCCAGACGTTTTCATACCGCTGCACTCTCGTTGAGGGGCAGGGTAACTTCGGTTCAATTGATGGTGATTCTGCGGCAGCTATGCGTTATACCGAGGCAAGGCTTGACCCTGTATCTGAGGCAATTCTTGAGGATATTGATAAGGATACGGTTAACTTTACACCCAACTTTGATGAGTCCTTAAAAGAGCCGGTTGTTCTTCCGTCAAAGATACCAAATCTTCTTGTAAACGGTTCTGACGGTATTGCTGTCGGTATGGCTACCAAAATGCCGCCGCACAACATAGGTGAGGTCTGCCGTGGAGTATGCAGTGTTATCGACAATCCGGAGATCTCTGTTTCTGAGATCATGGAGCATATTCCCGGGCCGGATTTCCCTACCGGAGGTGTGATTCTTGGGAGAAGCGGCATTGTAAGTGCGTATTCAACCGGAAGAGGCAGGATTAAAGTCCGTGGTGTGGCTGAAGTCGAGGATATGGGGAAGAAGAGCAGGATTATCATCACTGAGATCCCCTATCAGGTCAACAAGGCCAGGCTGATTGAGCATATCGCAGAACTTGTCAAGGATAAGAGAATTGATGGCATATCTGACCTGCGTGATGAGTCTGACAAGGATGGCATAAGGGTTGTCGTTGAGCTTAAATCCGGAATTGTGCCCCTTGTGGTATTAAACCAGCTGTTTAAGCACACACCTCTTGAGAGCACCTTTGGTATCATTAACCTCTCGATTGTCGATAGTAAACCGAGGGTTCTCGGAATAAAAGAGCTTATTGGGGAGTTCATTAAGCACAGAAAGGAGGTTGTATTCCGGAGAACCAGATTTGAGCTTAAGAAAGCTGAAGATCGCCTGCATCTCTTAAAGGGTCTGCTTCTGGCCCTTGATAATATTGACGCGGTTATTGCGGCCATCAGGGCATCCAAAGACAGTGAAGAGGCAAAGGCGGCTCTTGTTGAGAACTTTGGCCTTGATCTGGTTCAGGCTGATGCAATTCTTAAGATGCAGCTCAGAAGGCTTGCGGCACTTGAACATCAGAAGATCCTTGTCGAGAGAGACGGCCTTTTAAATGAGGTTGAGAGGCTCAACCTGATTATCTCTGATGAGGATCATATCCTTGCAAAGATTCGTCAGGAGACTGTGGAGATGGGTGAGAAGTTTTCAGATGAGAGACGGACAATGATCACCCATGATGTGGATGACTTTGATAAGGAGGATCTCATTGAGAATCGGGCAGTTCTGGTCTCACTGACTGGTGAGAACTACATCAAGTCGATGCCTCTTGATACATACAAGGGACAGAAACGCGGCGGAAAGGGCATAATCGGAATGGCATGCAAGGATGAGGATGCTGTAAAGACTGTCTTTGTTGCAAATTCACATGATTATCTCCTCTGTTTCACCTCTGCCGGAAGGGTGTACTGGCTGAAGGTCTATGACATTCCGGAAGCCTCACGTCAGAGCCGGGGCAAGGCCATTGTAAACCTTTTGAATCTTGGTGAGGAGAAGGTCAGTGCCTTAATTCCGGTATCGGAATTTAAGAGTGATGAGTTCTTCCTCTTCTCAACCAAGCACGGCATGGTTGTAAAGATTCCTCAGAATGAATTCTCAAGGCCGAGAACAACCGGCATGAATGCGATTACAATGAGGGATGACGATGAGCTTGTCGGTGTCTTAAAGATGGGTGATGATGGTGAGCTTGTGCTTACATCTGTTCAGGGCCAGACTCTCAGAATGGGTGCAAATACAATTCCTCTCAGACACAGGAATGCTCTTGGTGTGAAGGGTATGAAACTCCGCTTTATGGATGAGTTAAAGGACATCTCTGCGGTTGAGATGGATCATCTGCTGACTGTGACCGAGAAGGGATATGGCAAGAGAACCGACTTTGGTGAGTTCAGGGGACACGGGCGTGCAACAATGGGTGTTAGAAATATCCAGACCGATGTTGCAGGCGGTGTTGTTGCGTCAAGGGCTGTAAGTGATGATGACGAGATCATCCTTATGAGCAGTTCGGGTATTGTTATCCGGACAAAGGTATCAGAGATCTCCATTCAGAAACGCGGGACACGGGGTGTCCGTGTGATGAAGGTTGATTCCGGTGACTCGGTTGTCGGATTTACAGTCCTTGGTTCTGATGGGGATGAAGAGGAGAATGATGGTTTGGATGATTCCGTAAATTCCGGTGATAGTGGCAGCAGTCATTCAGAAGATAACCATGATGCCCCGGTAAAGGAGAATCATAGTTCCGGACAGTCTGAGTTGTTCTGATATTAAGTTTGAATGATTAATTTATTGGGTTAATCAATTCATTTATTTTTCTGCAATTTTTCAGGATTTTCAGAAATTCCGGTAATGACTGATAATTTATAATTGTCATTTATCTTTTTATGTGATTAAATACGTGCCAGTTACTTCTGTATCTGCTTTTTTATCGGAATTTTCTGCTATGCCGGAGTTTCAAAAATTATATATCATACTTATGTTCAAGAAATAATTATGGGGAATTCATTTTTATATGGTTGCATAACTGTGTTACTGCTCATATCTGTTGCTATTTCCGGATGCACAACCGGGCCCGTCTCTTCTTCAGGTGGAGATACAGCTGATAACACAATGACTGATGATAATTCTGCGGGAGTTTCTGCTGAAAGCACTGCTCTGCCGTCTGAGACTCCGGTTAAGATGAACAGTGTTTTTTCAGCAGATAAATCCGCAGAAACTGATGCAGGAACTTCAGCAGAGGAAACTGTGGCTGCTAAGGCAGAATCTGCTGTAAATTCCGGAGTTTCTGCGGTTACAGCAGCGGATTACTATATGTATCCTGATGCCTATGAGAAGTATGACATAGTCTATTTTGATCCATCGTCCGGAAGATCTTTTACAAGATATGATTCTTATACCAATTCATTCATTGAACTTGGTGATTTAAAGACTACTAAACTGTATCCTGTTGTTGATATGAAGAAGGGAAGAACTGTGACAGAGAATGCAGATTCCGGAAGGAAATTTGTAATGCTGGCTGTTAAGATGGCTCTTGAGGGAGATACAATAGAGACATTTATGTCGCCTTCTGCATCTGACTTTACAGTTATTGACGGTTCTGAGACATATGAGGCAAAACTGAATATCTGCCCCCCAATGGGAGCAGTTATTAAAAACAGTCAGGCAGAGGATGAGGAACTTGTCGGAAGTTATGTACTGGAGGATCTCGGTGACATCTATGTCGGGCAGACAATATATGGTAAACTACACAATATGTCAGTTGCCGGTGAGAGAACCGGATGGCTTGTATTTGATGTTCCTGAGTCCTTTAAGCTGAATAAGGATACCTATCTGAAGATGAAGGTTGGGGACAGTGGAGAGGCTTACTGGCATCTCTCATATTTACGGGCTGATGTGTCAGTTAAAAAGAGTCCTTCAACCGGAAATATTGAAGTATTTTTCAAAGGCGGAACTGATGAGAATGTCGTCGGAGGAATTGAGATTGTGGTCACAAAGCCGGACGGCACGGTAAACACAGAATTAAGAAAGATTGAGGCTGACGAATATCATATTCCTGTTGGTACAAAGGTGAGTGCAGAGGCTTCTGAACCGGGAGCCGGGACTGATCACGTTGTTGTCTATCTGATTCGTATGGACGGAGAGAAGTTTGTAAAGTATGAGGAAGATCTTAGTATTGACTCGTCAAGATGAGACCAGATAAGTCCGGATAATACTGGTGTGTGAATCAGATTTCTGGTTCACACTGATTATATGGCTCAAAAAAAACTATTCTTTTGAAAAATCTGTATTTGATGAGTTTGGCAGGATTTGCTGCCGTCCAGTTGCAGCTGGTGAAATCGAGATGAGTACTTAATTAAGATATTCTGTAATATTTTAGGTTGAACTTTATAATTTCGTTTAGTTTTTCTGGAAAAATAAAGGGATTAATTTTTAAAAATTCTTAAAGACTGCCCGTCTTTCCGGCAACATAATACGCAATCTTTGACGCATCACCGATGTCAACGGCTCCGTTGACATTAAAGTCAGCTTTCAGGTCTACCGGGGCTTTATTAATTACCATATAAGAAACTATAGCAGCATCACCGATGTCAACTCTGCCGTTGTGATTGAAATCACCTTTTGGATATACAATAATATATTCTGTTTTTGTCTCAGTGTCACTGCCGGCATTGTCTGTAACCGTCAGACTGACTGTGTAGTTTCCGGGGGATGTATAGTTATGCTCAGGATTCTGAAGTGTGGACGTTTCCCCATCACCAAATGACCAGTTCCATGACACCGGACTTCCGGTTGAGAGGTCAGTGAACTTAACAGTCACAGGCAGTGTCCCGTTAGTCTGATCCACAGTAAAACCGGCAACAGGAGCTATTTCTCCGGAATCCGGAGCAAGTTTTACGGCCCACACATCATAATCGCCATGGTTCCCAAAAACGTTACCATCATCTGATCCTGCATATCCGGCAACGATATAACCGCCATCAGATACCTGGGAAATACTAAAGCCAAAGTCCCAGTTACTTCCACCCAAACATTTCTGCCACTTTAATGTGCCCGATTCAGACAGTCTGACAATCCATATATCATAACAACCATGATTGCCGGAGACGTCACCATCGTTTGAATATGTAGTTCCGGCGACAATATAACCGCCGTCAGACGTCTGGACAATACCTGAGCCATTACTTTCATAACTGCCACCAAGGCACTTCTGCCACTCTAAGGTGCCGTCCCCGGAAAGTTTTACCACCCACATCTCACATCCGTGATTGCCGGAGACGTCACCATCGTCTGAATATGTATATCCGGTGAGAATATAACCGCCATCGGAGGTAAGAGAGATGTCATAACCAACATCCGTCTCACTGCCACCAAGACACTTCTGCCATTTTAAGGTCCCGTTTTCGGACAGTCTGACTACCCATACATCTACTGAGCCATGATTGCCGGAGACATCACCATCGTCTGATTTTGTATAACCGCCGACAATATAGCCACCATCAGAGGTCTGGTGAATACTAAAACTTTCATCATAATTACTGCCACCAAGACACTTCTGCCACTCCAGAGTCCCGTTTTCGGACATTTTAACTACCCACACATCAATCAGCCCATGATTGCCG
This window harbors:
- the gyrA gene encoding DNA gyrase subunit A, giving the protein MTSEDISTLSSGRRIVSVNIEEEMKSSYLDYAMSVIIGRAIPDVRDGLKPVHRRTLFAMGEMGNTHDKPYKKSARIVGEVMGKYHPHGDASIYDTLVKMAQTFSYRCTLVEGQGNFGSIDGDSAAAMRYTEARLDPVSEAILEDIDKDTVNFTPNFDESLKEPVVLPSKIPNLLVNGSDGIAVGMATKMPPHNIGEVCRGVCSVIDNPEISVSEIMEHIPGPDFPTGGVILGRSGIVSAYSTGRGRIKVRGVAEVEDMGKKSRIIITEIPYQVNKARLIEHIAELVKDKRIDGISDLRDESDKDGIRVVVELKSGIVPLVVLNQLFKHTPLESTFGIINLSIVDSKPRVLGIKELIGEFIKHRKEVVFRRTRFELKKAEDRLHLLKGLLLALDNIDAVIAAIRASKDSEEAKAALVENFGLDLVQADAILKMQLRRLAALEHQKILVERDGLLNEVERLNLIISDEDHILAKIRQETVEMGEKFSDERRTMITHDVDDFDKEDLIENRAVLVSLTGENYIKSMPLDTYKGQKRGGKGIIGMACKDEDAVKTVFVANSHDYLLCFTSAGRVYWLKVYDIPEASRQSRGKAIVNLLNLGEEKVSALIPVSEFKSDEFFLFSTKHGMVVKIPQNEFSRPRTTGMNAITMRDDDELVGVLKMGDDGELVLTSVQGQTLRMGANTIPLRHRNALGVKGMKLRFMDELKDISAVEMDHLLTVTEKGYGKRTDFGEFRGHGRATMGVRNIQTDVAGGVVASRAVSDDDEIILMSSSGIVIRTKVSEISIQKRGTRGVRVMKVDSGDSVVGFTVLGSDGDEEENDGLDDSVNSGDSGSSHSEDNHDAPVKENHSSGQSELF
- the gyrB gene encoding DNA topoisomerase (ATP-hydrolyzing) subunit B, with the translated sequence MAKNNYNASNITVLEGLDPVRERPAMYIGSTDTRGLHHLIYEVVDNAVDEALAGICNNISVTINSDGSCTVTDDGRGIPVDVMDEQEGKSALEVVMTVLHAGGKFDKNTYQVSGGLHGVGVSVVNALSTFLNVEIHRDGYIHEMGFERGLVAKPLSSRVNASSTGPEHGTKITFMPDPLIFETVTFDYDVLSHRMRELAFLNSGIRIEIADKRDDFEDVFHYEGGLKEFVHHLISGKDPIHKDVIYLHTSDEPNKVEVEVALQYSSAYSETILTFVNSVNTREGGTHLEGLKSALTRAINKTAKDNNLLKGISTPLRGEDVREGLNTVISIKIAEPQFEGQTKMRLGNSNVKGIVDSLVYQSLIEYFEENPKVIQIIVQKALGAAKAREAARKARELARRKSTLEGGGLPGKLADCSERDPAKSEVYIVEGDSAGGSAKQGRSRLFQAILPLRGKILNVEKASPHKILKNTEIQALISAIGCGVGESFNVEKARYHHIILMTDADVDGAHICTLLLTFFYRYMPDLIENGYIYIAQPPLYRIAKGKTEKYAFREEEMREAVAEYGDKGVSIQRYKGLGEMNADQLWDTTMNPETRVLKQVDIMDATYADEIFSKLMGDDVDARREFIMRHAKEVTNLDI